The genomic stretch GGAGAATAAGGAAGGCGACGGAAAAGCCGATGATGAGTATTCTCGAATGCGTCCTATCAATATATCCATCCCGTGCCGATATGACGTCCATTATACCCTCCCGTCAGGGTAGTAGAACGTTCCCTGCTCTTTGATCTCTTCCCCGGTTTTCGTGAAGCGGTCCAAGTATTCATGGTGGATGGCGACCGGATCGATATCCTCGAAGAGGGCTGGATAGAACCATTTTGCCACCATGGCAACAGCAGCGGGTGAGGCGGTTCCCATGGAGAAAGCAGAGGTTACTACATAGATCCGGTCGTCCCTGACTGCAGGTATCCTTGAAAAACCTGGAAGTGCCGATATTTCGTTGCGAAGGTTTTTGATCTCGTCTCGATCATCAAAATTATATCCTCCTTTTCCAAGCGCCCAGATGAGTATCACGTCTGGCGATTGTGATATGACCCATTCGTGTTCAACATCGGCATTCATCGTAAAATGACCCTCAGCAACATTTTGACCGCCTGCCGCAACGAGGATAGAGTGAAGCCCGGTATCGGTAGAGTAAGCCCTTCTCCCAAAGGATGTACCGCTTCCCGTTTCGGCATAGACCCGCACCCGTTTAGAATCCGGGATGGTGCTGACCCGCTCCGAGACGAGGTCCATGATGGCGTCATGCCAGTTAAGGTATTCATGGGTGTTCGCTTCCGCTCCGACGAGTCTACCGAGGGTCACCATTTCTTCACGGAAATATTCGGCCCGATAGAAATCCATTCTAACGACTTTTATGTGGGAAGGGAGATGGCGTTCAAGTTTTTCCTGTTCGGGGTACTTGACAAAGGTCATGACAATATCAGGTTGTAATGCAAGAATGCTTTCGATATCAGGCTCCCAGGCTCCTCCGACGCTCGGGCGGTCGACAAGATTTGGGAATTGGTATGTTCTTTCCTTTATGCTCTCTGAGATTCCAACGATCCGATCATCTTCACCGATGACATTGATAGCATCAGCTGCCTGGTGATGAAGGATAACAATCCGTTCAACCGGCCGGTACAGGATGATCTCCGTGCCTACGGTATCGGTGATCCTGCGGGGGTATTGGGGATAGAGGGGAGCGGCGGCGCGGAGATCCTCGACACCCGGCCCGCAGCCCTGAAGATGGTCGAGGATGCCTGTGGCAAGGATCTGCCGTGCCTCTTCATCGTAGTTATCCTCTGCCAGTGCCGGGCAAATCATGAGGAATGAGGCAAGGATGACCGCGCCGAGGATCTTCTGTGCCGTTCTCATGGGTGTCCCCTCCAGGTAAGAATAACAGCAGACAGTATGGCCCCAAGGATGACAGCAGCAATGGGTGCCGGGGACTGTTTTGCAGAGGGTTGTGAAAAGGAGATTCCGTTTGTCAGGTCAAGAACTGTCCCGTTGATCTCCGGGGTTGCGGGTCCACTGAGCGTGTAAGTGATTGATTCCTCACCGAGTATGGCAAAATGAACCTTCGATTCTTCGGTTCTGGTCTGGTCCATCGGGTGCGTTGTTCCGAGATAGGTGTATCCTGCCGGGATCACCTCAGTGATCCCGCCGATCATCCCATCGGGGAATGTCACCCGGACGGTGATCGTTCCCCCTGTGTCAGGAGAGGCAATTGTCCGGTCGATTGCTGCTGTTGCGGTACCGATGCAGAGGACAAAGATGAGAAGAAGGATGGTGACTTGGCGGATACGAAGCATAATGCAATGATTGTAACACTCATTCATAAGTATTTTTCTGTTATTATTACTAGGTAAAATAGATCCAGAATAATTCACACGAAATAAAGATAGTAACCATTTTTGTACAACAAAAACCAGAGAAGTCGAGACAATGAGACAATTTCCCACAAACGATTCATAAAATAATTCTAAAAATTACAATATAATAACACATTTATAGTGATAAGTGTTACTGTGATCGTTCGGCGCGGGATACCCCGCCGAGGAGGAATGATCGCATGAATAATGATCGCATGAATGGAAGAAGAGAAAAACATGAGGATGCCGTTTCACCGGTGATAGGGGTGATGTTGATGCTTGTCGTCACGATCATTATCGCCGCCGTCATCTCGGGGTTTGCCGGGGAACTTGTAGGAACTACAGAAAAAGCCCCGCAACTGGTGATGGATGTAGAGATCAAAAATACAGGAGACATGTGGACAAGCTGGGTTGTATTCGACATTAAGAGCGTGTCCGAACCGATCCATACACGTGATCTCCGGATTGCAACATCGTGGCGGACAACCAATAAAACGGCGAACGATGGCTCTATCATAACCGGAGGCGCTACGGTTGCGGCAGGAGTGGAAAACACGAATTACACAACAAGCGATGCCGGTACTACCGGGCAATTCCGTATGGTTTCTCCCATAGGTCATGGCCAGGGAGTTACCCAGCTACAGGAATTCGAGTACCAAAAGACAGTTCCCCCTTATGATCCCGGGCAATACTTCGGAAATTACACATTGACTGTTGGAACAGCGATGAGACAATCACCGGCACGCTATGGGCCGGCTCATAGAAATGATCTAGCCGCGGATGTATATCTTGAACTCTATGAATATCATCCTACGCATATAGAAAGAGACCAAAGAGATTCAGTTCAGGCAATTCTTGGCAAGGATTGGACTCACCTTCGTGTGGGAGATGTTGTGGATATCAAGATTACACACATCCCAAGCGGGCAAGTTATCTTTGATAAATCGGTGGTGGTGCAGGGATGAGGTCTATTAGAGAAAACGAAGATGCCGTTTCGCCGGTTGTCGGCATTATGCTGATGCTGGTCGTCACGATCATCATCGCAGCGATTGTTTCCAGCTTTGCTGGCGGTCTTGCCAGCGATGCCAAGAAGACGCCACAGATAACCATCAAGGCCGAATACAGCCAGTCTCAGGGCATGACGATCTACCACCTCGGCGGTGATACCGTGAACACACTGGACACGAAGGTTTTCGTCAAACCCACAAGAGATTTTTCTTCCGATTACCAGACATGGGAGGTCAATACCTCTGCTCTTATGGTAAATAAAAAACCGTGGTTAAAAGTGGGGGGCTATCAAACAAGTAATGCATTGATATTTGGACCTGGTGATACCGCAATCGTGGAGCCTGCTGAGCTCAATGAGGGAGCGGTACAGCCTGCGACGTACGTCGGCAACTCGGCCCCCTATAATAACGCACAGGAGAAGAATGCAGGTTTCCAACATCCCGAAAATCGAGGCAAACGATTTACCTTAAGTCTCGTCGACAACGGTGGAAAAACTATTGCACAGACCGAGGTTACAATTAGAGCCTGAGATACCTGAAAACATTTCGAAGGCACTGCTATTGAACAAGCCTTGGGGGGTGCCCACCGGTTCGACCGAACCGGTGATAACCTCTTTAGAGCACCCATTTCACCCACCCCCACAATAACCCCCCAAGTCTTAGGATGGCCTCGATCGAGATGATTCAATGCGGAAGAGCACCCTGGGGAAGGCCTTCCGGTGATGGTGTCAGGCAGAGGGAGGTGTCCTCTGCCCCCTCGAATGCCCTGGTATGCGTGCCTGTGCAGACCGCAGATACACCCATTCTCAATGACACATATAGTGTTTTTCGCAGTATCTCTGGGCAAACCAGCGCACCCGTCCTCCCACCTGTTGGGATGCTGCAGTACGGTCTTGCAAACTGAAACTAGACACTCAGATCCGACATGCAGTGCTCCTGCAGAAGCCATGGAGAGAGCAAGGTGTGAATATGTAGTCAGAAACTTTTGAAAATGAAGAAATAGTATTAAAGATTACGACAATAGTAGGATTATGACTCCGAGACCGCTCCACCACACACTCCCGTTCACCGCCATCGTCGGGCAGCAGCAGATGAAACTTGCTCTCGTACTCAACGCGATCAATCCCCGGATCGGCGGCGTCCTGATCCGGGGAGAGAAAGGGACGGCAAAATCCACCGCTGTCCGTGCACTTGCCGATGTTCTCCCTGAGATCCCGGTCATGCAGGGCTGCCCCTTCTCATGCGATCCAGGCGATCCAGACAGTTACTGTCCGATATGTTCAGGGATGGCAGATAATGGCGATCGAATCACCCAAACAACCCGGCCGGTCAGGGTCGTCACCCTGCCGCTTGGTGCGACGGAAGATCGGGTTGTCGGAACGCTCGATCTCAAACGTGCCATCAAGGAGGGGATTGCAGCACTCGATCCCGGCATCCTTGCCACAGCACACCGTGGCATTCTCTATATCGACGAAGTAAACCTCCTTGACGATCATATCGTCGATATTCTCCTCGACGCAGCGGCAATGGGGGTGAATACCGTTGAACGAGAGGGGATATCAGTCTCGCATCCGTCCAAGTTCATTCTTGTCGGAACAATGAATCCAGAAGAGGGTGAACTCAGGCCACAGCTCCTCGACCGGTTCGGCCTTATGGTAACAGTGGAAGGGATCGCCGATCCCGAAGAGAGGATGCTCGTCATCGAAGCCGCCGAAGCATGGGACGGAGATCCCGAAGCACTGCGTCTGGAACACGATGAGGAACTCAAATCTCTCAGGGCATCGATCCTTGCCGCACGCGACATCCTTCCCGAGGTCGAGATCGAAAAAGACCTCGTCAGGCAGATAATCGATGCGTGCCTCAACCTCGGCATCACTACCCACCGCGCCGAGATCACCGTTGTGCGGACTGCAAAGACGATCGCAGCATTCCAGGGGAGAACGTCCGTCACCCCGGCAGATGTCCGCGAAGCGATTGCACTTGCCCTCCCACATCGGATGCGAAAACGCCCGTTTGAAGAGCCTGATATCGATCCGGGCGTCCTCGATGACCTCATCCCGGATAGTGACGATCCAGATCCTTCCGATGATGAGACAGAATCCCCGCCACAGGAGCAGGATGAAAGCGACGAGTCCCATCCGCCCCCGCCATCCGGCCGGGGGAGGAGAGAGACTCATGGTATCGGCTCCCCAGTCAATACGGCGCCGATCCACGATGATATACCCCCCGATCGCACCCTCAGAAAGACCGCACGGGGTCGCCGTATCCCAACTCCAACCGAGGACCTCCGGGGGCGGAAGACGAGTACTGCTCCGGCAGCTGAGTGGCGGGGCCTCTCGCTCGATGCCACCATCAGAGCGGCGGCACCTCACCAGCGTGATCGTGAGAAGGGGGGGAATGCCATCTCGATCATCTCCGAAGACCTCCGGCAGGCCCGAAGGACCGGAAAAGCGGAGGTCGCCTGCGTCTTCGTCGTCGACGCAAGCGGGTCGATGGGTGCTGAGAAGAGGATGGAGAGTGCGAAAGGGGCCGTCCTCTCTCTCCTTGAAGATGCATACAAGAACAGGGACCGGATCGGGCTTGTTGCGTTCCGGGGAGACGACGCCGATGTCCTCCTTCCC from Methanoculleus chikugoensis encodes the following:
- a CDS encoding ABC transporter substrate-binding protein; the encoded protein is MRTAQKILGAVILASFLMICPALAEDNYDEEARQILATGILDHLQGCGPGVEDLRAAAPLYPQYPRRITDTVGTEIILYRPVERIVILHHQAADAINVIGEDDRIVGISESIKERTYQFPNLVDRPSVGGAWEPDIESILALQPDIVMTFVKYPEQEKLERHLPSHIKVVRMDFYRAEYFREEMVTLGRLVGAEANTHEYLNWHDAIMDLVSERVSTIPDSKRVRVYAETGSGTSFGRRAYSTDTGLHSILVAAGGQNVAEGHFTMNADVEHEWVISQSPDVILIWALGKGGYNFDDRDEIKNLRNEISALPGFSRIPAVRDDRIYVVTSAFSMGTASPAAVAMVAKWFYPALFEDIDPVAIHHEYLDRFTKTGEEIKEQGTFYYPDGRV
- a CDS encoding type IV pilin N-terminal domain-containing protein; the encoded protein is MNNDRMNGRREKHEDAVSPVIGVMLMLVVTIIIAAVISGFAGELVGTTEKAPQLVMDVEIKNTGDMWTSWVVFDIKSVSEPIHTRDLRIATSWRTTNKTANDGSIITGGATVAAGVENTNYTTSDAGTTGQFRMVSPIGHGQGVTQLQEFEYQKTVPPYDPGQYFGNYTLTVGTAMRQSPARYGPAHRNDLAADVYLELYEYHPTHIERDQRDSVQAILGKDWTHLRVGDVVDIKITHIPSGQVIFDKSVVVQG
- a CDS encoding type IV pilin N-terminal domain-containing protein; its protein translation is MLMLVVTIIIAAIVSSFAGGLASDAKKTPQITIKAEYSQSQGMTIYHLGGDTVNTLDTKVFVKPTRDFSSDYQTWEVNTSALMVNKKPWLKVGGYQTSNALIFGPGDTAIVEPAELNEGAVQPATYVGNSAPYNNAQEKNAGFQHPENRGKRFTLSLVDNGGKTIAQTEVTIRA
- a CDS encoding magnesium chelatase subunit D family protein, with the protein product MTPRPLHHTLPFTAIVGQQQMKLALVLNAINPRIGGVLIRGEKGTAKSTAVRALADVLPEIPVMQGCPFSCDPGDPDSYCPICSGMADNGDRITQTTRPVRVVTLPLGATEDRVVGTLDLKRAIKEGIAALDPGILATAHRGILYIDEVNLLDDHIVDILLDAAAMGVNTVEREGISVSHPSKFILVGTMNPEEGELRPQLLDRFGLMVTVEGIADPEERMLVIEAAEAWDGDPEALRLEHDEELKSLRASILAARDILPEVEIEKDLVRQIIDACLNLGITTHRAEITVVRTAKTIAAFQGRTSVTPADVREAIALALPHRMRKRPFEEPDIDPGVLDDLIPDSDDPDPSDDETESPPQEQDESDESHPPPPSGRGRRETHGIGSPVNTAPIHDDIPPDRTLRKTARGRRIPTPTEDLRGRKTSTAPAAEWRGLSLDATIRAAAPHQRDREKGGNAISIISEDLRQARRTGKAEVACVFVVDASGSMGAEKRMESAKGAVLSLLEDAYKNRDRIGLVAFRGDDADVLLPLSRSVELAYQRLSDIPTGGRTPLALGLEKGLQMLERERKKRRDILPMMMLISDGRANAGMGGEIRQEIRSVSGAIAEAGIRTVIIDTEAVSSRQPLSLGYCREIAGISGGSYYPIAELSAGTVEEIARREGGLFIGS